One Dioscorea cayenensis subsp. rotundata cultivar TDr96_F1 chromosome 19, TDr96_F1_v2_PseudoChromosome.rev07_lg8_w22 25.fasta, whole genome shotgun sequence genomic window, aaaatatcattactcataATAAAATATGGGGTAATCTTACCATCAATAATCATACTTTCAAAATACACTCAAcgaaacatgttttttttttcaattctagatataaaatccttccaaacaaatataaaatcttattatacagtaattccagttacatccaaccaaacacaagatttaattGTTGTTACActgtatttaaaaaatcaaatatttctagttacattgtaactgaaaatccactgcatttataGTTACATTTAACCAAACACCAACTTAAACTCAGAATTTGAGATTTTTAACTTACCACCTCCTGGAAAACATCGAAATTGCTTGCCATCcctcggtttttttttttaagatgagcCGCTAAGCCCTAAGAAGTTAAAGGCATGCACAAATCTCAGTGGAGTAAGTAAAGCAGAGAGTGCACACACGTGGGCGTTAGAATCATTTACacaaaatcactattcatattttcaaaaatatgctCCAAATATATACAAGATTATACTCATAGCTCCCTGACTTAAAAATGGCTCAAAATGAACTCTCAGAgctaatttttaaacaaatctttaaattttatttttctgcatcaTAAATGCAATTAGTGACTAGATCCTAACACAGCACCTGAGGAAGACCATGTATAGAATATCCAACTCTAGCAATTGTGCACTAGTTAATTTTAAGATATAAGGTATTCTTGTTGTAGTATCATATAGCTTAGCATGCTTTAGGGCATCTTCAACCGGATGCcaaatttgaataaaatcaataaatttggTATAGGACACGCTCTAAATCCTGTGCCGAATCtatttttgctacaatgatgGCCAAATAGTTACGCGTCAATATAGTTCTGTTTAATGGATTTTGAgtcattaatttataattttggtaTACTTTTAGCCACATAAATATACATCATTATAAAATTTGtacttataatttcatattttaatcaaattaataacttataatttaagtttatatttttaaaataataagaaataaaaaaattgaagaaaataatagaagaaatataaattcattaaaattaggACAAATTAcatgaacaataaaataaaaacatagataatAGTCCTAACATAGATTAATATCACATGATATCATCGACTAAATgagcaataaaaaaaaccacGACACCCAAAATTCAACTAATGAAGTTGGAAGTAGATGGGACTAATAGTCTATCATGTTATCACCATTTCCATTGATATTGTCAAAGAATTCATTAAACAAATTAGATATAGAAGGGGGTGGTTGTCGAAAATGACCTCTTTTATGTAAAATTTCTTATTGTTATGCTTGCACACTAGCACAAATATTTGGATCAGTGATAGAATTCAAGTCTCGCATCAAAAAATTTATCCTCATATCTCATTTGCAGAAAAGCCACATTTCTACTCTACATTTCTAAGAACATTTGTCGATTTGTATTAGTTTTCTCCAACATTTCCATAATCTTGGAGTTATCATCCTTTAGACCAGTGGCGGAACTAGAAGGAAAATAAAGAGGGTgctgacttaaaaaaaaaaaaaattgaaactagGTTTTTAAAAGTTGTCCTTGtataaattgaatatatatatatatatattcagattAGTTGCATAACATATTCATTGTCGCTCAACTAAtccaatttgtaaaaaaaacaaaaaaacaaaaaaaaaacaaaaacaaaaacaaaaacaaaaacaaagaagactATAAATATAcagtcataaaatttttttaggaacgatcaagtaaaaaattaagggaccaaacaatagatttttataaacatttaatatatatatatatatatagtttttctaTATGTTATATCCTAGTTTATAAACATAAAgcgtttttttttctaaaacaataaattgacaagatttttttctaaaaatataatttttatactgtataaactaatttataataaatgaaggagccaaataatagattttaaaatatttatatattatacaaaatatTACTGGGtcgaataataaattttttttctcaaacataatttatttagaCTATAAGTATTAATAtgtaaaaaattgatattttagaaaattaaaaataataatccaaaggagagagagagagagagagagagcgggGGTGCTTCCTATTCTATTGTTTGCATCTTACGTTGTAAAAACTGAGTAGAATGTTCCACTCAAGATTTATCGCTAGtgaaattgtattttttctATATTCAAACCCATAATTGCTCTTAAAACTAATTTGTACTAATAATGGAGCCTTAAGAAGCTTCCAtgtaagtttatttttcatttctattttcCAAACTTAACCTCTTAGTTTGGCTGTGTATTAGGGTCTCGTTGCGCTAAATATCCATTACGGTGTAAATCTTAAAACCCTTAATCTATGAACTTTTATCATGTGGATCTTATGTGTTTAATATActttgttagttcctccggtgtggtttgtgagtATTAGGTagcactcaagcactcatagaagtctcacacaaaccaataaagaaagagcacacaaacaaacacaaggagacacacaacgttggtaacccagttcggcgtccactcgtctacgtctggggggccaagcccggagataaacaatccactaaaagaggtaaaaatagatgagtacaaagtcactcacactctcaacaataaagtcactaccctctctagattgtctggtgctcacgcactctcctccaagagtcactcaagagtcacacttacaatctacgagcaaggtagcatATATAggcgcctcaacgtcccaaatatagcacatacctcttttagaatctccgcggctactaatttaaaaaaccttccgaaattagctgttgcaactcctgttgtaacataagttgcaacatggccctgactgctgacttgactgagttctggttacgttgcggacgacctcaagacccatcaacctcccggttatgcttagtccgagtcgatgcagccaaatctcccgatcccgactgccagcaactagcctacctcctcagttcctcatcacgcagtcccctcgcaaggggcgcacgtccttgtgcgtcttcatgaaacttgccaaacttagtcttcaatcttccaagtttggttttcaaagattctccaaacttgatcttcaattcacccaagtttggtcctcaaatcttgccgttaatagacttcaatgattcttcaaatcatatcttcaattagtcttcattcacaccatgaatagatctttccttaattaagctcctccatatttagtcttctctaagtatggtcttgatatgatcttgtcttcaaaatgtaatgcattgccaaaaataactccaccaagatctttaagatagattcatcatgatcttcaagatatttggccacATGTTGTAAACTTACTAAAAATATctccaccatgatcttcaagatatttgccttgcactccaagtcttcatgccatgtcaccatgcttgccacgtcatcaattatgccttgtcaccatggttgccacatcatcttgtCGTgatgtcaaatcatgccaattaaatagtgcggttgtaCTAACATACTTCAATCATTTCCGTGTATTTGGCAAATATTATAGGGttcaaaaaacttttttttttatcagaatCATGCTTAAAATACTGTTAATCTCGCGATGTCTTGAAGTAGCAGATAATGATATATGCATCACCTACTTCAGAATATACGGCGGTTGCCACATGCCTAGCCTTTGGGTGGGACATGACATTTAACACTATTAGAAAGCATTAAGGTATCGTTTGGATGACGGAATGGGGAATGAAAACTTTAGAGAGGGGGAAGGGATTGAAAATTTTGGGGAGGGGGatgagaatgaaaactttgtttggttgaGAGAGTAATTccttgggaatgagaaaagtagataagtaatttattggaaatgagaaaaataaaaaaggaagataGTGCGTAATTACGTTTGTGcccttaatataaacaaataatactaaataatatagtgagtttttgtttaattataatttttatttataacaatattttgtattattcatgttaattattatacttaactaattaaattaatcaattttttagttataaaatatttaattaaatttctcactttatgatttaattattataattaaagttaattaattaatttttttaattataaatattttatatatcatttattaattttaatgtataaattaaatatttaaataacatatcttcatttaataatcattgaaattaattattctaattactaattaaattaatattgtttaatacaaataaattggattagggtaaaataaaaatttcccgTGAAAAAATGGTCACTACCcccacatatttatttatttaatatagaattattatctaattattataaactaattattttaatattaatattatatatatatacattgggagagggtaaaatggacatttTATGTCCATTACCCTATCCCTCTCCCTCCCCCTCATTCCCCCCAAAACTGGGGGAATGATGATTACCCTCCATGGGGTGATGTTATCACCCCCATGGAGGGTAATCAAAGAATCCAATGCACACCCAAACATGGGTGTGCATTGGGATTAGTAATCATCCCCCTCTAGAGGGGGATGATTACCACCATCCAAACGGATGGTAAAAGCTTTATGTAATAGTTAAAGCTATAgtatacatattatattttttaaataacttattatttattttatcaacaGAACCACTCCGGCAGCCTCTGAACAGTTCATTTCACCTGCAATACCtcattaaaaacaatgaaaaaagcATGGCAGTTCAAACGTCAAAACTAAGACATAATAATTTACGAAAATTCTAGAAAATTATACAGCTCTATCTATAAAACCCAAAACCATAAAGCCAACTCATTTGAAGTTCAGAAAATTTAGAAATTCtataattaagaaacaaaaagaaacaacatcaaagaGGCATAGAAGGCAAAAACACATCCTGAAGAGCAAATTTCTTGGAGCTGGGTCAGATTTCTTCCAATGGCGGCTCCCGAGCAGCATCTTGCATATTGTTATTGAACACCACATAGTCTTCACTCATCAAATATTGCGGATCCATGGACCTTCCAAAGGAAAACGGTTTTGTGCCCATTGTTGTGAATGGCATTAGACCAAACGCACGAGCCGTCTTGATCTCCCTTGCAACCTTCCTCTGAGCTTTTGCACTTATGCGAGTCTGCAATGAAGAACCATAATGAAAGCAGTAAAAATTATGTTTCTTGAATTACTGATGTTTGAGATGTGGATTCCTAGATTGGCACAGAGATTTTACCTGGCTTCTTTTGATAATAATTCCAGCTTCAGTGAGGAAATTTTGAAGGAATCTCACATTCTGTACAGATTGATTATCATCGTCAGAGGGTAGTGCTGGTAATAAATTATTTCGTGCGTAATGAATTACAAGTCGAATAAAACAACCACCAAAGATAACTATAGTCTTATGAAATAGATTCCTTCTTAACAGATGCAGTccataagtaaaaataatatgcATATTATGCAGTCCATTCATCGTTCTGTTATCAACCTTATTGATAATCTAACCCACGGTGAACTTCCTTTTGTAGTATCATACCCTAGGGCCAAGGGTGAAGTCAAATCCCTGTCACCTCCTTCAAAAAGAGATGTGCTGAACCACTAGATAGATAATGGCGTAAGAGCATTGCTCATATGGTATTGCCATTATGAAGTACACTGCCCATGTTGAACATTGTGAATATTATGGTGAAAGATGAAGTGATAACAATATGAAGGGGAAGAAACAGACACCTGGCCGATAATGAATATTTGTAATCTCTTCACATCTAGGGAGAACTAAGATATCTACGCTGATAAATAGAGATGCCTGTTCCTGGTTTGAAGCATTGTGCACTTCATTCATTACAGTTGCGCCGAAGAACCCAGGTTCGATAATGTTAATGCACTTGCAAGCTTTAGatgattatatttataattgtaaCCCAGGTTTAATTGCCGTAcaggtccctgtaattgtgtattttctgTCCTTTTAATCCttgtaatacttttaggtacatTTAAGTCATCATATTTGATCGAATTAAGACTTTCTAGTCCGCGGCATAGATTAACTTTGCCGTTTCTTTTGCGCCgactttttttattacaaaattggGGGACTAAAAAGTCCCAAATCGATCAAAATGAGGACTTAATTGGACCTAACGGTGAATGTGacttttttattacaaaataggGGGACTAAAAAGCCCTAACTCGATCAAATATAAGGACTTGATTGTACCTAACAACGAGTATTTAAAGCCATGCCAGCTCAAAAGAAACGGTGAAGATAACGCCATCTACGCCTCGAACTCGAAAGTCCCAATTCAATCACatatgaggacttaaatgtaactaaaagtattacaaggactaaaagggcagatagtacacaattatagggaTCTGTATGACAATTATAccttatatttataattgtaaCTTCTAGGGACCAATAGATGTGATGGGAAAGGTTTTTCTTCTGTTAAAAGAAGGTTATGAATAGAGGACAAAGGAAAATTCATTGTCTAGAAGAGGAAAAAGGCTTAAGTGATATGTCAAGCTAACTATATACAGtaagattaattaaattttgtataaCGCAATTCTAATTAAACTAACAAAGAGTTATGACTTCAAAAAGatcaaataagaaaatcaagCACAAAATGTAAAACGGAAGTGCGCTTCATTCTCTTTGCAAAAGTTAAAGTTGATGCAAGAAGCTGCCAAATGGAAGTATGCACAATCCTCTTTAGATCTTGATGAGTGCCTGcgtaaataacaaaatttaaggGAGAACTAGATTTATTTCCCCCTAACAAATTCATTGAGGTTTTGACTCACAAGGACAAGATAAGATCAAGCATAAATTGCAGTAATACCAATTATGCAAAGAACTATGTGTCtgaaacaataaataaacaaatactcAACCATAATGTGCAATAATATTGACAACTCACCCTGAAATCAGCTTTCTTCAAAACCTCCTCTGTGGTTGTTTCAAATTGAGGAGGTTTGAATTGTTTTGGAATCCCTGGTTTTGTTAGGTCAAGATCCTGCAAATAAGGAGGCAGTGCAACAATAAGCAAAAGTGATTTTATTTACCCTGAATACTAGTCATCGTTCAAaactttcaaattattttttttcaaagaaaatgaaTTAGGAAAAACACCCTTCAGAACACAAATAGTTTTTATCTCATTATCATTCTTTGCAATCACTcttttcaaggaaaaatatCAATAGTATGAGACTCATGTGACACACATGTACTTTTGCAATAACACAAGCAGTAAAAACTTATGAGGTAGGATTAATGCCAATGAAGCTATTAATAAGGCCTTGggtaaataagacaaataatAAAGATTCTACAAGTATAGACTGGTATCTGCTTAATTGGGATTCAGATAAAGAAAATTACTCTGGCAGTATAAGTTGACCCAGGTCTAAATGTCATATCAGGTCTGAATGAGTAATCCTCATTCTGTATCTCATCACTGACAACAAATGTCTGAGCAGCTTTCTTCAACTTTGAATCCATACCATCTGATAATGTATCAACGCTTTCACTCAATCCATCCATGGATCGAAACTGACCACGATCATTCATATTGAATCCAGTGCCAGATGTTCCAACGAACTTTTCATGCTTATCAAGTTTTCGATAGAAAGAATTGAAATTTGAACTGTCATCTGTGCCACTAAATACGCGTCTTTCAAAATCATCTGCACTCTCAGAAGAATTGTCACTTTTTGTATCACCTCCGTCATTACCTGCTTCAAGACAAAACTTGGCCAGCCTCAGGATAAATGAAGAAACAGAATGTGGGCACAGGcagagaacaaaaagaaaaggaaaaactcaGATCTTTCTCAACAAAATTTATTAGATGAAGATGTTGACAATGATAACAGCAGCACCACACCAGCACCAACAACAAGAAGCCAAGATTTGAAATACCAATCATATTAATGTAACAATAAGACCATGAGCACCATCAATTTCACCATCTAAGTGACTTCATATGACACCTATTTTGGCCAAAGATTTGCAAATTAGATCAGAAGGAAGTTGTTGACATATTTTTCAAGCCATCTTCCTTGTGGAAATCCACAGAACATCGAAAAGCAGACATTAACTTATCGGAGGTGCTGCAGAGTGCCCCGCATTACGCatattatgttaaattataCTGCCAAATTCAGTCATACCACTCATTTGTTAGGTCTATTGTGTATAAGCCTCTGTACTCTTAGCTAATGAGTTCTATCCCAAGCATATCAATCAAACAATTGTGCAAACAAATGAATAAaccaaaaatccaaaatttcaCAATTTTCATGAATTGGAACAGTAAAATACATGGTTTCAATTAAAATTGAAGTAACAAAATTTAGTTCACACTCTCACTCAATGAACTTGACATAGAGCTCAAAACAACTCCTAAATTAAAATCCTAAAGTTCCAAACTTTACCCAACAAGACAATGAAATCTCAATCACAAGATCCAAGATAATGTTTACACGTTACAAAGAGAGATAAATATGAAAGCAATGcttcaggtatatatatatatatatatatatcagacaCTCGTTTAATCAAAGGAACtaagggaaaaaaaacacacactaaaaaaattcagaatCTCCATGATTTAGCACAGTAGAATGAATCGCATTGACTAAAAACTAGAGATAATTATcacaaatcataattaaaacaaaatcatgctTCTCCTATGAAACATCAAATGCAGTTAGTTAACTATGAAGAGAAACACCAAGACCAAGATAAAAGGAGACGATTTGGATGTGCACCAAAATGGATATGGCGATCGAAGTGGCGAAGGCCAGGGCTGGATGGCAGAACTCGCAGGAAGAGCTCTCTTCGTTGCAGCAACGAACTGGAGAGCTTCTGGGCAGCCATcatcactcactctctctctctctctctctctctctctctctctcgctgcCGAGACCTTGGCGGAGCTAGGGTTGCAAAAAAGACGGCTCACGTGAAAACGTCGTGATTTGCAAATGCAACCAAACccaaggttttttattttattttattttattttagccCGTTCTCTTGAGGTTGTTTATTTTTACaaagaatataataaagaaagaatgagatAAGAATGCGAATAGCAGAAAACTGTGCTTTGTTGGAAGGTATATGAGAgtaattcattaaaattaataaaaaaataaaaaaaaatatgtgaaaaatatttttatatttttatagagtgaatattaaacaaataagtgtattatgtaataatattattttatttatagtatattattgttataattaaattttttttcatttttataattatttttaattttttaattttttttaaaataataataattattatccaGTTTTTCAtgcaatacaaaaataaatgcttattattttttaacaaaacaaattattgattatttccAACGCTAGTAGGTCGATAAGAACTTTATCGATGCTATACATCTTGTTTCTTGCAAATCCATGTTGCTTAAGTGATCCACAGTTTCCAAACTTCAACAGttgaaaaaaaatgtgtaaTGAGAAATAAATACTGTTAGTtcatgtggtttgtggtttagaggacactcaaacactcataaaaaaatgcacacaaaccaaacaagaagaagacacacaagattggtaacccaattcgcgtccactcacctacgtctggggggccaagcctggagataaacaatccactaaaagaggtgaaaatagattAGTACAAAcatttgtcactcactctcccaacaataaagatcactaccctctctagattgtctagtgctcacacactctgcCCCACAAGTGAcacacccaatctcagagcaaggtagcttatatagacgcctcaatgtCTCAAAAAtaacacatacctcttttagaatctccacggctactaatttaaaagcCCTCCAAAATTAGTTGCTGCAACTCTTgatgtaacatgaattgcaacatggccctgactgctaaCTTGAtagagttctggttacgttgcggacgacctcaacacccatcaacctcccggtcatgcttagtccgagtcagtgcagccaaatctcccgatcccgactgccggcaactagcctaccacCTCAGTTCCTCAttacgcagtcccctcgcaaggggcgcacgtccttgtgcgtgttcacgaaacttaccaaacttgatctttaattcacctaagtttggtcttcaaatctacCCAGGAAAGATCTTCAATTaatcatctcaatcatgccaacaatagacatatcttcaaatcttgcccttaatagtcttcaatcgacaatcatcctcattaaagtttcttcaaatcataccttcaatagccttcattcatactattgatagatatttctttaataagctccatccatatttagtctctaatcaaatctctctaaatatggtcgtgatatgatcttgtcttcaagttgtaatacattaccaaaaataactccaccaagatcttcaagatatatatttgcctccaagtcaagactccttgccacgtcatcaattatgccacgtcacataggttgccacgtcatcttgactatgtgtcaaatcatgccaattatagtgcggTTGCATAAACAATCTCCCCCTTAGGCATAATTTTTGACACAACTGCTTCTGCACCCAGATTGACTCCTGTTACAACACTGACTGGGACATAGACTAGACTGACACTGTCACAACTTCCAGTTACAACATCAACTAGAGAACAGAAACAAGGATTGACACAAGATTTCATCTAGTTGCTAACAAAGTACTAAGAGAATATTACAaactgcaactagtgagacaaaataCGATTAAACATAAAGTACTGACAAACATAAAAGTGTCCAAAACATAAAAGTGTCCAAATATTCAAATGTCaaacaaaaaacacataaaaaaaatctagtcaGTCTGGTGTTGTGGCAATGTTCTCTCCACCTTTGTGACACAATTCATGCCAAAATCTCTTCCAGATGTTGCAAGTCTTGGTATAACTTTTGCTGCAACTCCCCCTACTTTCAGGTTTCCTGGTCATCATCTCTCCCTAACTTGTTGGCATCAActcctcttttcttcttcttctcaagaatttTGTGGCGAGATAGAATCTTCTGCTTCTGTCAGGCTATGATGAATAACTCTGCAGAAAGTGATCGATGCCTTCTTTCAACTTCTCTAGCTGTTCCTTCAAAAGCTTTTCATACTCTTCTTCAACCAATAGATTCACCTCTTCTGTATCTTCAGGCATTAGTGGTGGAGACACCCATCTTACAGGTAAATCAATTTTCTTACATGGAGTAAATAGTTTCTGAGAGATCTTCAACTTCTTTACTGTTGTGACTGCTTCTCCCTTCCTGAGTTGTACTCATGTTGCAACAAATACTGCGACAGCAATACAGATTACCCAAGAGATGTTGAGGAGCTTGTACAGTCAGCTTCTTTCACAATATTCTAGAAGATCAACCTTCCCAGATTAAACTTCTTTCCAGCTCCAATAGCATACAATAAAAGTGCAAGCTTCTTCACTATGCTAGAATTGTGTGAGACAGGTAGCCAATTCAAAATGCCAAGTTTAAACAGAACGTTGTACTTAGCTGTAAGGATAGAGGCTGGAAGTCTTATCTCTTCTCCCTATGACTCTATCCTTCCTCCAGTAATCTCTTTCAAAACCTCCTCATTCAGCTCTAGACATTCTTCATAGTTTCCTTTCACTTCTGGTTTAAACTCCATAAATCTGTTCAGGCTAGTTGGAGTAAAAGGAATTCATTTTCCTCGAATGTAAACTTGGGATATGCCTTTGTTTGCTGGTGACTAATTGCTGTAAAATTCTTGAACCAACGATAAACTGTAGCTTTCAGCAAATATTGCAGACTTGTATAAATTTCTTTCTTGCAACAGCTCAGTCAGACCATACTTATTGAACGCAACTTCATCTATTACTCTTTCAACAACGAGTCCTCTCTCAGCAACAGTCTTGAATTTTGTCTTCGAGGCTTCATCCAAAAACTTGTCTTCATCACTATCTTCAGAACGCTGagttgccttcttcttcttttcctttttagaaCTTGATGATGGTTTCTCCCCCTATTTTGCAGCTTCAGTACACTTTATCTTGGGCCTCGGGGAGACTTCTACTTTTGGTTTTGAGAACGATTTCCTCTTGGACTTGTTAACATTGTCCTTCTTCTGGGACTTCTTGTCTGTCATGGCCTTCTTTTCTTTAGCAATCTTGGAAACACGATCTCTGAGAGGGATATTTTCAGAGCTATATGAACTGTCTGATGTTGCAGGAGATGTTGTAACTTGTGCTGCGACATGTTCAGTATCTGTAGGTACATCAGTATGTTGGTGAATGTTATTCTGGACTTCACTTAGAATAGCAGCAGCCACTTCTTCAGTACCAGTGGGAGCATCTGTACTTCTTTCTCCAATAGCCTCTTCTGCTTGTATTGGGGTCACTTCTTCTCTTGCAACATCTTCAACTCCAACCTGTTGATTCCCTAAACCTTCTTCATCTGGAACTGTAGTT contains:
- the LOC120283297 gene encoding uncharacterized protein LOC120283297 isoform X2, with translation MMAAQKLSSSLLQRRELFLRVLPSSPGLRHFDRHIHFGNDGGDTKSDNSSESADDFERRVFSGTDDSSNFNSFYRKLDKHEKFVGTSGTGFNMNDRGQFRSMDGLSESVDTLSDGMDSKLKKAAQTFVVSDEIQNEDYSFRPDMTFRPGSTYTARDLDLTKPGIPKQFKPPQFETTTEEVLKKADFRNVRFLQNFLTEAGIIIKRSQTRISAKAQRKVAREIKTARAFGLMPFTTMGTKPFSFGRSMDPQYLMSEDYVVFNNNMQDAAREPPLEEI
- the LOC120283297 gene encoding uncharacterized protein LOC120283297 isoform X1, with protein sequence MMAAQKLSSSLLQRRELFLRVLPSSPGLRHFDRHIHFAGNDGGDTKSDNSSESADDFERRVFSGTDDSSNFNSFYRKLDKHEKFVGTSGTGFNMNDRGQFRSMDGLSESVDTLSDGMDSKLKKAAQTFVVSDEIQNEDYSFRPDMTFRPGSTYTARDLDLTKPGIPKQFKPPQFETTTEEVLKKADFRNVRFLQNFLTEAGIIIKRSQTRISAKAQRKVAREIKTARAFGLMPFTTMGTKPFSFGRSMDPQYLMSEDYVVFNNNMQDAAREPPLEEI